The genomic window CGCTTCCTGCGCCTTGATGGTCAGCTTGTCCCAACGGATGCTCATGTTCGTCTCGCTATTCGGAAGTCAGGCATTTCTACAACGAAAAGGCGGGAGCCGGTCATTTCTCCGAACCCCCGCCGGTGTTGTTTACGTTCCGGGTCTTAGGCGGCCCGGCCCTTGGGCTCGAGCGTCTTCTGGCCGACCTGCACCTTGATCTGCTTGGGCTTGGCTTCGGCCTTCTTGGGCAGCCGGATCTTCAGCAAGCCGTTCTCGCAGTCCGCTACCACACCTTCCGACTCGATGGTGTTGGGCAGCGTGAAGCTGCGGCTGAAGGCCCCGTAACGCCGCTCGATGCGATGGAAGTTCTCTTCCTTCTCCTCCTTCTCGAACTTGCGCTCGCCCTTCACGGTCAAGGTGTTGTTCTCCAGGCGCACATCCAGGTCCTTCATCTCGATGCCCGGAATCTCCATCTTCACCGTGATGGCCTGCTCATCCTCGTAGACGTCTACCGCAGGAACGAAACCGGTCGTCATCAGGGCCTCGTCGCTGGGCAGGGGGGTCTCCTGGAAGAGCCGGTTCATCCGGTCCTGCAGGGTGGTCAGCTCACGAAACGGGTCCCAACGGGTGAGTAGTGTCATAGCCTTGGTTCCTCCAAAAGGTATCTTTGATGTTCTCGAGACCGAACCCGGCCTCGTCATGAGTCGTATTAAATAATAAAATCTTAGCGCGTTCCTGTCAAGTCTAGTTTACCGTTATTTTTCAATCGCTTACTGATAGAATCAAGCACTTTAGATAGGCCGTCTCCGGGACAGAAAGTGCGATTGGGTGATCCTTGGCTTGGCCCCTCCGTTCCAGGACGCGAACGGCTCTGCGAGCGTCGCCTGCGGCGGCGCGCAGCATTTCGAGGAACTCGGCCTCGCTCACGTGGTAGCTGCAAGAGCAGGTCACCAGGATTCCGCCCGCACGCAGCATCTTCAGCGCGCGCAGATTGATCTCCTTGTAGCCGCGCAGGGCGGTGGGCAGGCTGCGGCGGGAGCGCGCAAAGGCCGGGGGATCGAGCACGATGGTGTCGAACTGGCGGCCCGCCGCAGCATAGTCCTTGAGCAAGTCAAAGGCGTTGGCCTCGATCCACTCGATCTCCGGCCGTCCCTCGGCCCGATTAAGAGTCGCATTGCGTTCCGCAACTTCCAGCGCGGGACGCGAACTGTCCACGCCGGTGACGCTGCGGCACGACGGCGCAAGATGCAGCGCGAACCCGCCCTGGTAGCAGAACACGTCCAGCGCGTCCCCGTGCGCGTAGGTTCCGGCTGCGGCGTAGTTCTCGCGCTGATCGAGGAACGCGCCGGTCTTCTGGCCGGCAAGCCCGTCATAGTGGAAGCGCACGCCATTCATGGTGAACGCGGTCGCGGTCTTTCCGCCGGCCAGCAACCGGTCGGCCGCCGGTGGAAGCTTCTCCAACTGGCGAATGCGGGGCTCCACCCGCTCCACGATGCCGGCGGGCGTCGTCTGCTCTAGTAGCGTCTCAAGCACTGTCTGCCGCACCGGTTCGCGATCCATGGCCTGCGTCAGGGCTTGCAGCGAAAGCACGTCGTGGTAGCGATCGACGATGAGCCCGGGTAGGGAATCCGCCTCGCTGAACACCAGGCGGCAGGCGTCACTGTCACGCACCACCTGCCGCCGGTGGGCGATGGCCTGCTCGATGCGCCGCTTCAGCAGGGCGGCAAGGTCGCCCTCGGATACGGCGCGAGCGGAAAGAAGCCGCAGCGCGATCTCGGAGGCGTTGCTGTAGAAGGCGGTACCGAGCCGGCGGCCGCGCCGGTCGTGAACCGCGACCAGATCGCCGGCGGAAGCCTGCGC from Terriglobales bacterium includes these protein-coding regions:
- a CDS encoding Hsp20/alpha crystallin family protein; the encoded protein is MTLLTRWDPFRELTTLQDRMNRLFQETPLPSDEALMTTGFVPAVDVYEDEQAITVKMEIPGIEMKDLDVRLENNTLTVKGERKFEKEEKEENFHRIERRYGAFSRSFTLPNTIESEGVVADCENGLLKIRLPKKAEAKPKQIKVQVGQKTLEPKGRAA
- a CDS encoding class I SAM-dependent rRNA methyltransferase, with amino-acid sequence MVVSARGATRLAGGHPWVYRSDVVSAQASAGDLVAVHDRRGRRLGTAFYSNASEIALRLLSARAVSEGDLAALLKRRIEQAIAHRRQVVRDSDACRLVFSEADSLPGLIVDRYHDVLSLQALTQAMDREPVRQTVLETLLEQTTPAGIVERVEPRIRQLEKLPPAADRLLAGGKTATAFTMNGVRFHYDGLAGQKTGAFLDQRENYAAAGTYAHGDALDVFCYQGGFALHLAPSCRSVTGVDSSRPALEVAERNATLNRAEGRPEIEWIEANAFDLLKDYAAAGRQFDTIVLDPPAFARSRRSLPTALRGYKEINLRALKMLRAGGILVTCSCSYHVSEAEFLEMLRAAAGDARRAVRVLERRGQAKDHPIALSVPETAYLKCLILSVSD